The nucleotide window GGCAACGGGTTATCTGGACCTTACCGAGGGTAGTGTAGAAGCTATTTTTACATTGCCGGATTATTTTGGTAAAGGTTTTGCCAGTCTGATTATTGAAACGATTAAAGATGAGGCGATTAAAAGAGGGCTGAAACAGTTAACCTTGACCTCAACACCAAACGCGCAAACTTTCTACGAAAAGCATGGCTTTATGTTTATCAAGGAAACTACATCCCCATCAAGACTTGCCCAAACAGATCTGCGTTGCATGAATATGTCCATTGCATTATCAGCCTAAATTTTTGCTCTCGGCAAGAGAGCTCACCAACGGAAATTTGATCGCGACAAGTTCAGTACGGCAGCTTCGACCCCCTATACTAATTAGGGCTCATTTGTTCAATGTCCGCTTCTCGCACATAATGGCCCCCGCCCTTACCCACGCATAAGACAGTTGCTTGCCGGCGAGCCAGCCCGGCTACCGTGAGGGCACGGCACTTTCTGCCCGCCACAGGCCGGACATCAGGACGGACAGTGGCAGAGAGGTGGAGCGCAGCGACGTCCTTTCAGAACGTATTGCAGCAGGGGAATGTCTTCAGGGGGCATGGCATACCGGAGGGGCGGGACAGGAAAAGTGTCAGCGTGATGCAGGAGAAATAAAGACCGGCAGGTTCGACATCGGACCTGCCGGAAAGGAGTCCTGATTGCGATAATGCATGTCCGGTATGCCTTTTGTTATTGATTTAAGTTTAGGGTAATCAGTATGAATTTCGCCTGGGATACAATTTATTTAAATTTAAGTCATGCTTAACGAGGGCAACGGGTTACTGTCCGGCAGATTACGGGTATCACGCCCGAAGGCGCGATACCTGCGGGCTCCCTGCCGCCCGCGCCGGCGGCCTCCGCATTCACCGGGAAAACCGCCCGACGAACACGGAGGGAATGGGTTACGCGCCTTTCGCCGCGTCGATCGCACAGCGCAGGTGCTCCCAGTTAAATCCGATGTCAGCGTCATGGCTGTCCTCTGCCACTTCCATCGCCTGCCCCACCTGCTCCTCCGTCAGCTGTGCATCGAGCGTGAGAAAATCCGCCTGCAGCCAGAACGTGCCGCAGCACAGGGCGTCTGTTGGGTCATTCCAGGAGCAGTATCCTCTCATCGATCTCGTCATCAAAACCGGAAACGAGAAACTTGACCTGCACAGAATGGATGCCGATCTGGCGGTCAGTTTTGATGATGCAGGACCGGAAAGGTTTCATCAGGAGCATCTGATGAATGAATATATTATCCCGGTATGCAGTCCGGATTACGCTGAAAAATCCAGACTGACTGACCGTCCGGAAAACCTGCAGCATTGTCGCCTTCTTCACGACCGTCAGGCATGGAGTATGGATTCCGGTAATGACGAGTGGCAGTTGTGGGGGACGCAGTTTGCCGTGGATATCAGAGCAGCCTGCAGCACCGAATTTGATCAGGCAGATCTTGCAGCTACCGCTGCGATAAATCACGCTGGTGTCGCCATGGGGCGAAAAACGCTCGTGAAACAGAAAATTACATCCGCCGAGCTGGTTGCACCGTATCCTCAACTGGCGCTTCTCTGCCATCAGCGGTATTACATCAGCACACATGCTGACAGACGATGGCACAAGGTTGAGGCGTTTATCCGATGGCTTAAGGAAACCGCTGCGCAGGAGGCCTGAACGCGTTCCTGACTGCGCTGGAGGTTCGCTTTTAGCGAGAGCAGACCTGAGCTTGCTCGTTTTGCCGGCGTTCGCGCCCGCCTGAACTGAGGAGTACATTAAATTCACCCGGCATGCAGTTACATCTCCATTATTAAATCGCTAATGGATAAAATTTTGTCCAGTTGTAACTTATCCTCGCTAATGTCAGCTCTCCAGCGACATTCCCGTAATCAGTTTCCTGACGCTCCAGAAAAAATTCCACAACGTCGCAAGTATAAAATCAGCACTTTATCGAATAAAATGTACTTTGCTGCTCAGAATACCATTTGTGATATCAAGTATTTCAGCTTTGACAGGAATGCTTCCTGGATGCCCTGAATGAAACTGAATCAGCCAGTAAACTATCATACTGAACAGCTGTTTAAGTTTGCTCCGGGAGACCTTAATGACCCTGCCAGCGGCTGAGGTTAAACTGTTTGCCATCACGGGCAGTACACCGATGATGCACTCCAGAGATCCATCAAGCACGCGTCCAAAGTATTGTCCCAGTTTCCCTGTCTGCGCTTCCGCCACATACTGGCTAAATTGTTCAGCCAGATCTTTGTTTCTGTTACGCATAAACCATTGTTCAGTCATCCTGGATAGATCTTCGACATTTTTATCAAAATCGTGTCCGAACAGTTTATCAGTCATGTTTTCAACCTCAGATAATCAGCAGGAGTTTTACATACGCCGTCAGGTGATGCATGTATTATCATCTTACGTTAATATGCAGCCTTTTGATGTTTTGTGCAATATTGTGATGCTTTTGGAGATAACTAGTGAGTGATTATGATGCTTTTCCGGAGCAGCGTCAGACCCTCATCCAGAAAATACTGGAGGAGTCGGGCAGGGTCGTCGGCGCTGATGTCGCACGTCAGTTGGGTGTGTCTGAACACACCATACGCAGGGATTTGCAGGAGTTGGCCAGGCGCGGAATATGTAAAAAGGTGTATGGCGGAGCCGTAAGCCAGTTTAAACAGTCCGCAAGCTTTGACATCCGGATCTCTCAGAATATCCAGGAGAAGTCCGGGGTGGCGCAGTATTGCGCAGATCTTATCAGGCCGGGCACCTGCATTTTTATCGATGCGGGATCCACCTATCTGTCAATGGCAGGATTTATCCCGCCACAGATGGAGCTTACTGTCGTAACAAACTCTCCCCAGATAGCTGCCGCACTCAGTGGCCGCACACAGGGTGAACTTATTCTTCTGGGAGGAAAGGTATACCCACAGACAGGCAGCGTACTGGGTACCGGCCCAATAAATCAGGTCAGGGACATGCTTTTTGACCAGGTATTTATCGGTGTATGTGGCCTTGATCCTGAGGCCGGTCTGACAGCAGTCTATTATGAGGATGCCTGCTTCAAAAAAGAGGTCCTCAGCCAGGCTAATGAGGTTGTGGCTGCAGTCATAGCAGACAAGATGCCGCAGATAGCAAGGTATAAAGTGGCGCCATGTGAAGCCATTGATATCGTGGTGGTCAGCAGTCTGACAAATACGGAGTCCTTTTCTCGTACTGATGTGCAGTTGCGGGTTGCTGAATAATCCATCTCCTGGCGCTGATTGCCGGGAGATGGCAATACTGCTCAGTTCTGCAGTGCCAGCAGACGCCTTACAGTTTCCAGCACGGCATTTTCGTCATTTGTTCCCGTGATGAAACGTGCCACGGCTTTCGTTTCTTCAAAGGCGTTGCGCATGGCAAAACTGTAGTTCGCTTCCGCCAGCAGTTCGATGTCATTGTGACCGTCCCCGAACGCCATGGTATGTTCTGCTGTGACATTAAGGAGCTGCTGTAGCTTCTGTACCGTGCTGCCTTTATGCACTCCGTATGCGGCGATATCGATCCATGCAGCTTCGGACACCACGATATAAACATCATCCTCAAAAGGACTGAGATGAGGCCGTGTTTGGGGACAGTTTCCTTCCTCGTCAAAGACAGTAATCTTCACAAAGTCACTGGATACCGTACTGAAATCGCTGGTTTCTGTCATCCGAGTGTATGAACGCCTGATTTTATCCTTCAGCCTTTTGGGAGTCTCACAGTGCACAATCGCGCCTCCCGGTGTGCAGGCAATGACGACATGACTGTTGCTCACGCGCCTCAGGGTATTGATTATGGCCAGACCGAGGGTATTTTCAATAAGAGACTGAAAGACAAATTCACCGTTGTATTTGATGCGCGTTGCGCTGTCGCCCACTATCCAGAGATCCTTACTCTGCCCGGCAAAAAGTTCTTCCACCCTTTCGCACTGCTTGCCCGTGCAGGCCGCAAATTGAACGCCCTTTTCTGTCATCAATTGTTTGACTTCTGCAAACAGCTCTCTGTCATATTCGCCCTGGCTGTTAAGAAATGTGCCGTCAAGGTCAGTAATAATCAGTTTAATCAAGTGTCCACCTCTCATAAAGTTAGCGATCAGCGAAGCTGCGGCTGAAGATATTCATTCGTTATGCGCAGAGCGCGATAGCAGGTAAGTTACCAATACATGCTCGATTGTGCAATTTTATGATGTTTTATGTGTGATTTGGGGCGTGCATTTTTCCTGTATCCAGACAGACTGCTGGAAAATACACACACTGCCCTGCATAACCCCTTAAAAGGGGTCATACAGGGCAGTAAGGGCATTTCGCTGTATCAGTATGATGCGCCAGGCTTAAGAAGCTGCCGGATACTGTAAGAAAGCACCAGTGCCATGAAAAGCAGCGCGATAACGAAAATGAAACCGTGTTCAAGTGTGGAGTGATGGGCGATATACCCGATTATTGCGGGTCCGGCGAGCACGCCTATATAGCCGAGCGTGGTGACTGCCGGCACTGCCACTGTCTGGGGCATGCTTTTTTGCCTGCCGGTCTGTGAAAACATGACCGGCACAATATTTGCGCACCCGATGCCAATGAGCAGATACCCCGTAAGCAGCAGCCATACAGGAGTGCTGCAGATGATAATGACAAAACCGGCCATCGCGGCAACTGCGCCAGCCAGAACAACGGCAAGAGCTCCCAGACGCGCCACGATATAATCACCCGTCAGTCTTCCTGCCGTCATGGCGGTGGCAAACGCTGCAAACCCTAGACCTCCCAGTGATTCTGCCACGTTACGGTTGTCCACGAGATACACAGCACTCCAGTCAAGTACCGTCCCCTCGGCCATGAAGATGATAAAGCAGATCAGACCCAGTATCAGCACGGTACCTTTCGGCACAGCAAATGCCGGTCCTTCAGATGGGTTGGCATAAGGGAGGAGCTGCCTGAAACTGAGCAGGAGAAGCAGCAGGACGAGAGTAATAAGCACAAGTGTGGAAGACAGAATGCTTAGGCCTGAAGAAAGAAAACCCGTCATGAGGCCGGCACCGGCAATCCCCCCAACGCTGTACATACCGTGAAAACCAGACATAAGAGGCCGCTGCGCCTTTTTCTCCACCAGAATGGCCTGGACATTCATGGCACAGTCCGTCACACCGATACCGGTTCCGAAAACAAATAAGCTAATCCCCAGCAACAGAGGTGTACTGACGAAAGCAAGAAAAGGCATGGACAGCATGATGACAATGGCAGCAGCGATGATGACTCTTCTGCAACCATACCGTGTCGTCAGCATTCCCGTGACCGGCATGGCAGCCATCGCACCAAACCCCAGGCACAGTAGCAATGTCCCCAGCCCCCCCTCATTTACACTGGTATTAAAACGTGCAAACGGCACGATAACAGCCCATGTCGCCGTCACCAGGCCGGCAACAAAGAAAATCGTCCTTGTTGCGGTTTTTTCATTCATTGTCGTCTTCCTTCATCGCCCGTCATTCAGCACAGTAAGCACTTTTTCATGCAATGCGGCATTCGCACTGGCCACGATGGCCCCCCCTTTTTCTGCTCTTTCGCCCGTGAGTGTGGTGACAACACCACCGGCACTTTCAATAACGGGGATAAATGCAACGATGTCATGGGGCTGGAGAGAATATTCCACGCAGATATCAATATGACCGGCGGCAAGCATTGCCATGGCATAGCATTCACCGCCATAGCGTGTCATCAGGGTCTGCTCATGTAGTACCCCAAAGTGATTGCCTTCATAAAGCGCAACTGATTCCGGTGACGTGGTGTGCAGAATAGCCTGATGAAGTTCGCGGGTCTGCCGGGTTTTCATCATCTTTTTCCCGAAACGGCCGGCAAACCAGGACTGCTCTCCGTCCGACCAGAATCGGTCCCCGGTATAGGGTTGCGTCATCATGCCCATTACTGCTTTACCGTTCTGAAGTAAACCAATCAGGCATCCCCAGACAGGGAGCCCACACAGGAATGGCCGTGTACCATCAATGGGATCTATTACCCACTGCAGATCACCCTGTCCGCTTTCACCGAATTCTTCCCCCAGGATAGCGTGCTCAGGAAAGCGCTCATTTATGATTTCACGTAAATGAAGTTCTGTTTCGCGATCAACACTGGTAACCGGATCGAAGCGAAACCCCTCCTTAGGTTTACTCTCAATATCAATCACATGTTCATTCAGATAACCCGCCAGAGTTCGTTTTTCTGCAGCATCGGCCAGTTCGTGAAGAAATGCAGTGGAGGGAAGTATCGTAGCCATAATCAGCCTTATAATGTGAGATTGTGATTGATAATGATTTATTTTGCTCCTTTATGCAATTTGTTGGATGTTTGCATTTGCAAAGTAAATACTCCATCAGCCTATTACACTCGCCCCACCTGAATCGCCACGGGTTTAACAGACACCTCAGAGTCATTTAAGATGACTTACTCAGTCAGGGAAGTTGAGGTTTGACGATCCTCTTCGTGCCAAAAGCAGACATGAGTAGTTTCGACCAAGATATCTGTAATGTCTTTCCGAGTTCCTTCGCCGCATCATCAGGGCCCCATACAGCCTGAGGTGCGCGCAGTGGGAACACCAAAGCCGCAGCCCGGAGCCTGCGCAGGGACCGGGTGCCGGTGTTCAGCGAAGCAGCCCTTGCGGGGGACGGCTGTATGGCAGCGTCCTATGCGGGGAAGAAGAACCGGGAGACATCACGCCGGAAAGGAGGAAGATGGCGCAGCCCCGTCACGCAGGGCGTGACGGTCATCAGCGTGCCGGTGCAGCCGGCACAGTGAAGCGACCGGGCCGCAGGCCCGTGTAAGCGCATAAAAAAACCCGCCGGAGCGGGTTCAGGGGAACAGGGGGTTTATCACCGACGGGGCGGCTTTTCTTCGTCAAACGCCAGCAGGACGCCCACGATCACCATCAGGCCATAGATAATCTGCAGCCCCACCTTTGCGGCGACCGGCACAGTATCCAGGGCAACCAGCGGAATGATGAAGAGGATACTGGCCAGCAGAAAACCCCGGCCGGTTTTACGCATCCGGGCGTGCAGCTGCGGTTCCGGAACACCGGCCCGCCGCAGGGCTGTGACCGCAATCCCTTCAGCCTTCTGTTTTATCCTGCCCATCAGTCCGTTCCTTTTTTCGTGATGCCAAACATACCCCTGGCATTTTCACGGGTTTCATCTTCCGGAGCCGCCGGTGCAGGCTGTACCCGGCGTGGTGCCACGGTCCGCTCGTCAGGACGGTGATTTTCAAGCCGTTTCATCTCAGCGGGAAACACCGCCTGCATGAGCGTAACCATCTCGTCAAAAGTGGTGTGTTCAGTGAGGAACTCAGCCAGCATGTTCGGCAGCCGCGGATCCTGTTTGCGCAGCGCAAAGCCGGCCAGCAGTGCTGCACGCCAGACTTTCCCGCGCTCACCCTGTGGCAGCCTGTCTGTTTCTTCACACACGTAGCGCTCGGCTGCGTTGCTCTCAGGATTGAGGTAGAACAGGATCTTGCGTCGTGGGTCGGCTTTTTCCATTTTTAACCAATCTCATGCATACCATTTACCAGGTCAAACTGCGTATTGTCGCTGATATAAAAGCGCTCCCCGCGTACACCACACTGTTTTCTGACCGCGTCAGCGATGAGCTCTGCACCGCCACCGATAACCATAACATGAGAATAGCCACTGAAGCTGCTGACAGCATCGGTCACGCGATTAATCAGGCGGTTCTGCGAGTCCTGAAGCGCGGCAGTGACCAGCTCAAGACGTGACGTATCATTCACGCGCCGGCGGAGGAAGTCGCTGTCATTCCGGTGGATGATGATCTCATCCGCGAGATAACTGCTGCTGCGGGTACCGGCAACTGCCAGCGCGGCCTGCACCTCACGGGTCATCAGGGACACGCCCAGCTGGGGATTGCCGTAAATACGTGAAATACCGCGCATGCGGGCCATAACGTGTGAGATATCAAGCGTGGTGCCCCCCAGATCGATAATCAGCAGGGAATCCAGCTCATCCATATCCCGTACAATCCGGTAGCCGGCCGGGATGGACTCCGGCATCACCTGCACACTCCGGACAGTGAAGGTGCGGCCCCCGTTCAGCGTCAGCGGGCGCATCAGGCTCGCTTCCTTGCGACGGATATTTTCGGCTGAGGGCTGGTTGTCACGGTCATAAAATTCTGCCAGCGGAAGGGTCACCACGATATCCACGTCACAGGGCTCCACGCCGGTCTGCAGCAGCGCATGGTGTACCGCCACAACATTCACGTCGCTGTATTGCCAGCCCACGCTTGTGGTGATGATGGCATCCGGGCTGATCGGATCGAAGCTGTAGTGCTCCCCGTTCAGGGCGTAGTTATACACGGTGTTACTGCCGAAGGCGACCGACCATTCGCGCTTGAAGCTGTTCGGACTGATCGCCGTGCGCACCTCGCCTTCGTCTTCGTCTTCCCACAGAACCTTGATGTTGGTCGAGCCGTCGTCCACATAGAATTTCATGCCGTTTCTCCGGATAACTTTAAGTGATAAATAAGAGATAAATAAGAGAATAATAAGGATTCTATTGCAATATCCGGGCACATTACAAGAACTATAAGAGACAAATAAGAGATAAATAATAGCAAATCAAGAGAAGAGCATAAAGAAGTATCAGGTTCTTGCCGGAGCGGCGTGATGACCACATGCTGACGCGACTCCCGGTCTTTTTTCTGTATACCTGCCAGGCAGTTGCCTTTTTCGCTGCCCTTTATCCTTGCTTCTTCCGGAAATCTGTAAATATACTGTTTATACATACAGTAAACTAACAACAAGGGGTGGAGTTATAAACCTCATGATGCTGACCCCGACCGAAAGCGCGCAGGCTCTGGCTCTGCCGCTGTTTCTGGAGATGGTGCCGTGTGGTTTTCCGCCTCCCGCCCAGGACTATGTGGAAAAGGAGCTGGATCTCAATGAGTACTGCATCAGACACCGCAGCGCGACCTACTATCTGCGCGCCCACGGCGACAGCATGCGGGACGGTTTCCTCTTTAACGGGGACCTGCTGGTTGTCGACAGCGCCATGAAGCCGGAGCACGGCGATATCGTCGTGGCCGGTATGGGGGCCGAATTCACGGTAAAGCGGCTGCAGACACGGCCGAAACTGTGTCTGCAGCCCATGAACCCGGCTTTTCCGCCCATTTATCCCGATCCGGATGAGCTCCAGATTTTCGGCGTGGTCACCCACATCATCCACCGCACCCGCGAGGTGATAAAATTTTTGGACTAGCTGACGTGAACAGTTTCTATGCCTCCTGCGAGAAGGTCTTTCGCCCCGACCTGAAGGGCTGGCCGGTGGTGGTGCTGTCGAACAATGACGGATGCTGCATCGCCCGTTCCCCGGAGGCAAAACGGCTGGGCATAAAAAAGGGCGATCCGTGGTTTAAAATCCGCGAACAAACCTTCGCAGAGAAAATACACGTATTTTCAAGTAACTATGAGCTTTACGCGAGTATGAGTAACCGGGTCATGTCCTGCCTCGAGGAGATGGCGCCACGCGTTGAGCAGTACTCCATCGACGAGATGTTTCTCGATCTGCGGGGGCTGGAAACGGCCATCAGCTATGAAACGTTCGGGGCGCAGCTGCGCGCGCACGTTCAGACCTGCACCCGGCGCACCATCGGCGTCGGGATGGGACCGACCAAAACGCTGGCCAAATCCGCGCAGTGGGCCTCCAAGGAATGGCCCGCTTTCCGGGGCGTCCTTGCGCTGACACCAGGCAATCCCGCCCGGACGGAAAAACTGCTCTCCCTGCAGCCTGTCCAGGAGCTCTGGGGCGTCGGCAGCCGTATCGCGCGCACCCTGAACACAATGGGGATCACCACGGCCCTGCAGCTGGCCCGCACAAACCCGGCCTTCATCCGGAAGAATTTCAGTGTGGTGCTCGAGCGCACCGTGCGTGAGCTCAACGGCGAATCCTGTATTCCGCTTGAGGAAGCGCCGCCGGCGAAGCAGCAGATTGTCTGCTCCCGCGTTTTCGGGGAGAGAATTGTCACCCTCGAAGACATGCGGCAGGCAGTCTGCCAGTATGCAGAGCGCGCAGCCGAGAAACTGCGCGGTGAGCGCCAGTACTGCCGGCACATCTCTGTTTTCATCAAGACCTCGCCCTATTCCGCTTCAGAGCCCTATTACGGTAACGTGGCGGTTGAAAAGCTTCTCACCGCTACTCAGGACACCCGCGATATCATTGCGGCCGCCATGCGCGGGCTGGAGCCTATCTGGCGCGGTGGCCACCGGTATGCCAAAGCCGGCATCATGCTGAATGACTTTACCGCCACCGGCTTGGCCCAGCTGAACCTGTTTGATGAGCAGCCGCCCCGCCCGCACAGCCAGGAACTGATGAACGTCCTGGACGGCATAAATCAGTCCGGCCTCGGTCAGGTCTGGTTTGCCGGCCGTGGCATCGCCCCCCAGTGGAAAATGAAACGAGAAATGCTCAGTCCTGCCTACACCACACGCTTGAAAGAGATCCCCCTGGCCCGGATTGGATAAGCCAGGTGGTTCTGGCACCC belongs to Kosakonia sp. SMBL-WEM22 and includes:
- a CDS encoding Cof-type HAD-IIB family hydrolase, whose amino-acid sequence is MIKLIITDLDGTFLNSQGEYDRELFAEVKQLMTEKGVQFAACTGKQCERVEELFAGQSKDLWIVGDSATRIKYNGEFVFQSLIENTLGLAIINTLRRVSNSHVVIACTPGGAIVHCETPKRLKDKIRRSYTRMTETSDFSTVSSDFVKITVFDEEGNCPQTRPHLSPFEDDVYIVVSEAAWIDIAAYGVHKGSTVQKLQQLLNVTAEHTMAFGDGHNDIELLAEANYSFAMRNAFEETKAVARFITGTNDENAVLETVRRLLALQN
- a CDS encoding LysR substrate-binding domain-containing protein, whose amino-acid sequence is MPQHRASVGSFQEQYPLIDLVIKTGNEKLDLHRMDADLAVSFDDAGPERFHQEHLMNEYIIPVCSPDYAEKSRLTDRPENLQHCRLLHDRQAWSMDSGNDEWQLWGTQFAVDIRAACSTEFDQADLAATAAINHAGVAMGRKTLVKQKITSAELVAPYPQLALLCHQRYYISTHADRRWHKVEAFIRWLKETAAQEA
- the umuC gene encoding translesion error-prone DNA polymerase V subunit UmuC; protein product: MFGLADVNSFYASCEKVFRPDLKGWPVVVLSNNDGCCIARSPEAKRLGIKKGDPWFKIREQTFAEKIHVFSSNYELYASMSNRVMSCLEEMAPRVEQYSIDEMFLDLRGLETAISYETFGAQLRAHVQTCTRRTIGVGMGPTKTLAKSAQWASKEWPAFRGVLALTPGNPARTEKLLSLQPVQELWGVGSRIARTLNTMGITTALQLARTNPAFIRKNFSVVLERTVRELNGESCIPLEEAPPAKQQIVCSRVFGERIVTLEDMRQAVCQYAERAAEKLRGERQYCRHISVFIKTSPYSASEPYYGNVAVEKLLTATQDTRDIIAAAMRGLEPIWRGGHRYAKAGIMLNDFTATGLAQLNLFDEQPPRPHSQELMNVLDGINQSGLGQVWFAGRGIAPQWKMKREMLSPAYTTRLKEIPLARIG
- a CDS encoding inositol monophosphatase family protein, which gives rise to MATILPSTAFLHELADAAEKRTLAGYLNEHVIDIESKPKEGFRFDPVTSVDRETELHLREIINERFPEHAILGEEFGESGQGDLQWVIDPIDGTRPFLCGLPVWGCLIGLLQNGKAVMGMMTQPYTGDRFWSDGEQSWFAGRFGKKMMKTRQTRELHQAILHTTSPESVALYEGNHFGVLHEQTLMTRYGGECYAMAMLAAGHIDICVEYSLQPHDIVAFIPVIESAGGVVTTLTGERAEKGGAIVASANAALHEKVLTVLNDGR
- the umuD gene encoding translesion error-prone DNA polymerase V autoproteolytic subunit, which gives rise to MMLTPTESAQALALPLFLEMVPCGFPPPAQDYVEKELDLNEYCIRHRSATYYLRAHGDSMRDGFLFNGDLLVVDSAMKPEHGDIVVAGMGAEFTVKRLQTRPKLCLQPMNPAFPPIYPDPDELQIFGVVTHIIHRTREVIKFLD
- the parM gene encoding plasmid segregation protein ParM domain-containing protein, encoding MKFYVDDGSTNIKVLWEDEDEGEVRTAISPNSFKREWSVAFGSNTVYNYALNGEHYSFDPISPDAIITTSVGWQYSDVNVVAVHHALLQTGVEPCDVDIVVTLPLAEFYDRDNQPSAENIRRKEASLMRPLTLNGGRTFTVRSVQVMPESIPAGYRIVRDMDELDSLLIIDLGGTTLDISHVMARMRGISRIYGNPQLGVSLMTREVQAALAVAGTRSSSYLADEIIIHRNDSDFLRRRVNDTSRLELVTAALQDSQNRLINRVTDAVSSFSGYSHVMVIGGGAELIADAVRKQCGVRGERFYISDNTQFDLVNGMHEIG
- a CDS encoding GNAT family N-acetyltransferase: MKIRLAVPEEAVECWNIRNLSIREGCKPSYCARVLEAWTPEAMPEHYREVITENPFFVVDLPDAGIVATGYLDLTEGSVEAIFTLPDYFGKGFASLIIETIKDEAIKRGLKQLTLTSTPNAQTFYEKHGFMFIKETTSPSRLAQTDLRCMNMSIALSA
- a CDS encoding plasmid partitioning/stability family protein → MEKADPRRKILFYLNPESNAAERYVCEETDRLPQGERGKVWRAALLAGFALRKQDPRLPNMLAEFLTEHTTFDEMVTLMQAVFPAEMKRLENHRPDERTVAPRRVQPAPAAPEDETRENARGMFGITKKGTD
- a CDS encoding DeoR/GlpR family DNA-binding transcription regulator — protein: MSDYDAFPEQRQTLIQKILEESGRVVGADVARQLGVSEHTIRRDLQELARRGICKKVYGGAVSQFKQSASFDIRISQNIQEKSGVAQYCADLIRPGTCIFIDAGSTYLSMAGFIPPQMELTVVTNSPQIAAALSGRTQGELILLGGKVYPQTGSVLGTGPINQVRDMLFDQVFIGVCGLDPEAGLTAVYYEDACFKKEVLSQANEVVAAVIADKMPQIARYKVAPCEAIDIVVVSSLTNTESFSRTDVQLRVAE
- a CDS encoding MFS transporter, giving the protein MNEKTATRTIFFVAGLVTATWAVIVPFARFNTSVNEGGLGTLLLCLGFGAMAAMPVTGMLTTRYGCRRVIIAAAIVIMLSMPFLAFVSTPLLLGISLFVFGTGIGVTDCAMNVQAILVEKKAQRPLMSGFHGMYSVGGIAGAGLMTGFLSSGLSILSSTLVLITLVLLLLLLSFRQLLPYANPSEGPAFAVPKGTVLILGLICFIIFMAEGTVLDWSAVYLVDNRNVAESLGGLGFAAFATAMTAGRLTGDYIVARLGALAVVLAGAVAAMAGFVIIICSTPVWLLLTGYLLIGIGCANIVPVMFSQTGRQKSMPQTVAVPAVTTLGYIGVLAGPAIIGYIAHHSTLEHGFIFVIALLFMALVLSYSIRQLLKPGASY